From Salarias fasciatus chromosome 5, fSalaFa1.1, whole genome shotgun sequence, a single genomic window includes:
- the hrh1 gene encoding histamine H1 receptor, which yields MESVLSPFTDPPHLSTNGYAGYGNRSRSGLPDAEAPGGNQTAAFNSHLHSALLGVCLGLLSLLTVTMNMLVLYAVKREKSLHTVGNLYIVSLSVADLIVGATVMPLNLVYLLEDEWRLGRAVCQFWLIMDYVASTASIFSLFILCLDRYRSVRQPLKYLKYRTRGKASLMISGAWLLSMMWIIPILGWRSFTHVDLKPEAENKCDTDFRFVTWFKVITAVFNFYIPSVLMLWFYTHIYLAVRQHLRDRERIIHPSDSFGDNENGRNDPTPKETDCKSAKDKTEVSDKLSKKERLLDQNTLDQVYSDNESDKLKSGPWRTHRKIGVKCGQTSLLAMTAQRLRKPQKAKRCSTSPEERRPAAESPPSQPVTTQEAICSAGGNNDSKLQASLNECHVTVPNSVSGVCDISQVRDVQRYASAPFNNYDPGRALPWPEDEVEDVQLDPDNAATLKQAWQKFLDQSCQRIQSLRIHKEHKAAKQLGFIIAAFLLCWIPYFIAFMVMAFCRECVHHDLHMFTIWLGYINSTLNPFIYPLCNGTFKRVFRNFLNM from the coding sequence ATGGAATCGGTTCTTTCACCTTTCACCGATCCGCCGCACCTCAGCACCAACGGCTACGCCGGCTACGGCAACCGCAGCCGGAGCGGCCTCCCCGACGCAGAGGCGCCCGGGGGCAACCAGACCGCCGCCTTCAACAGCCACCTCCACAGCGCCCTGCTGGGAGTGTGCCTGGGGCTGCTGTCGCTCCTCACCGTCACCATGAACATGCTGGTGCTGTACGCCGTCAAGCGGGAGAAGAGCCTGCACACCGTGGGGAACCTGTACATCGTCAGCCTCTCGGTGGCCGACCTGATCGTCGGCGCCACCGTCATGCCTTTGAACTTGGTGTACTTGCTGGAGGATGAGTGGAGACTGGGACGGGCGGTCTGTCAGTTCTGGCTGATTATGGACTACGTGGCGAGCACAGCTTCAATTTTCAGCCTGTTCATCCTCTGCTTGGATCGGTACCGCTCTGTCAGGCAGCCACTTAAATATCTGAAATATCGAACGCGTGGAAAAGCCAGCCTGATGATTTCCGGGGCCTGGCTGCTGTCGATGATGTGGATTATTCCCATTTTAGGATGGAGGTCTTTCACCCACGTAGACCTGAAACCCGAAGCGGAGAATAAATGTGACACAGACTTTCGTTTTGTCACGTGGTTTAAAGTGATCACAGCGGTATTTAACTTCTACATACCCTCTGTTCTGATGTTGTGGTTTTACACACATATCTACTTAGCAGTGAGGCAACATCtcagggacagagagaggattATTCATCCGTCTGATTCCTTTGGGGACAATGAGAACGGCCGGAACGATCCAACTCCAAAGGAAACTGACTGCAAGTCGGCCAAGGACAAAACTGAGGTTTCCGACAAATTATCAAAGAAGGAACGACTGCTGGACCAGAACACCTTGGATCAAGTGTATTCCGACAATGAAAGTGACAAATTAAAGTCTGGCCCGTGGAGAACTCACAGAAAAATCGGCGTGAAGTGCGGCCAGACGTCACTGCTCGCCATGACAGCACAGAGACTCAGAAAGCCACAAAAGGCTAAAAGGTGCTCCACGTCTCCTGAAGAGAGGCGGCCTGCCGCTGAGTCTCCCCCGAGCCAACCGGTGACCACGCAGGAGGCCATTTGCTCGGCGGGGGGGAATAATGACAGCAAGCTCCAAGCTTCGCTGAATGAATGTCACGTCACGGTGCCAAACTCGGTGAGCGGCGTCTGCGATATCAGCCAAGTGAGGGACGTGCAGAGATACGCCTCTGCGCCCTTCAACAACTACGACCCCGGCCGGGCTCTGCCCTGGCCCGAAGACGAGGTCGAAGACGTCCAGCTGGATCCAGACAACGCGGCCACTCTGAAGCAGGCCTGGCAGAAGTTCCTGGACCAGTCATGTCAGCGCATTCAGAGTCTGAGGATCCACAAAGAGCACAAAGCCGCCAAGCAATTGGGCTTCATAATCGCTGCTTTCTTATTGTGCTGGATCCCGTACTTTATAGCGTTCATGGTCATGGCGTTCTGCAGAGAGTGCGTGCATCATGACCTTCACATGTTTACCATATGGCTGGGTTACATCAACTCCACTCTGAACCCCTTCATATACCCACTGTGCAATGGGACCTTTAAACGGGTGTTCAGAAATTTCCTCAACATGTGA